TTCAGTCAATGTTCGGTAACGTTTTTCGCTTTCGTGCAATGCCTCTTCCATTAATTTGCGGGTTCCGATATCGACGCCAAAACCCACGCCGCCTACGATAACGCCTTCTTTATAAACAGGCGCCAAGGTAAACAGCATGGTGAACAGAGTCCCATCGGCTTTATAGATTCTCATGGTGTTCTGCTGTGGTTTGCCGGCCATGGTATTCTGGAATGCCTCTTTGGCTATTTCCAGGTCTTCGGCATAAATGTACGGCGCAAAAGATTTACCCTGGACATCTTCCATCTTGTGGCCGGTTATGGCCATCGTTTGCTGGTTGAGGAAGGTAAAACTGCCGTTGGTGTCAAAGGTCCATATCATATCGTATGAGTTCTCGATTATCGTGCGGTATTTTTCTTCGGATTCCCTGATTAATTCTTCTGAACGGCGTTCTTTCGAAATGTCGTGGACATACTCAATAACTCCGGTTTGCCGGTTTGTTTTGGTGTCAACAAAGGGGTGGGAATATAAACCCAACCAGCCGATTTGGTTATAATCTTTTCCTGCTTTGGGGACAACTTCATAGGCAGGTTTGCCTGTTTTGATGGTCTGTTGGCTTGGACATATCTCGCAAGGGTATTTTCTGCCGTGATACGCTTCGTAGCATTTTTTGCCAACCAGAGGCATGACGTGCGTGTACCATCGTTCCATGGTGGGGTTAACACGGATTATATTGAGGTCGTTATCAAGAATGCTGATGCCATCCTTGATGCTGGAAAAAATGTCTGAAAGAAACTTCTCACTGGCCCGGATTGATTCCAGGGCTTCGCGTCTTTCGGTGATATCAATGCCGGTCCCGATGATAAACTCCACGGAATTGTTGTCATCTAGGAGGACCGAATTGGACCAGGCAATGAGTCGGCGATTACCATCCTTGGTAATCCAGTAGTTTTCGAAGCTATTCGGCAATTTAGTGCCGACCAATTTACCGAAAATATCCCTGATTTGCTTCACTTCCTCGGGGATGATGAAAACGTCCCAGATACATTTGCTGAAAACTTCTTTTAAAGCGTACCCGGTTATATTTTCACAGGCCTTATTGAAGGATACGATTCTGCCTTGGCGATCAAAAACCACAACTAAGGCGCCTACAGTTTCAATAACTGCGGAAGAAAAATCACGCTCTTTCTTGAGCGTCTCCACCATTTTATTCCTATCTTTTTCCGTCTTTTCCAGGTCGCCAATCTGCTTGCGCAGAGATGCTATCTCACTTATAAGTTGATCAGATATATTGTCTGTCGGATTCATAATTAAGCTCTGTAGAGATTATTTCAATATGATATTATAATACACCGGTTTATTAAAACATTATTACAGTTAATTAACTATACTGTTATATTTACTGCGCAAACTTTGTATTCCGGTATCTTGGCCACTGGGTCTATCGCCGGGTTAGTAAGTATATTCGCCGGGCCTTCGGCAAAGTGGAACGGGATAAAAACTGTACCTTGAGGAACGCAGTCGGTAATGGTAGCCTTTATCTTGATAGAGCCGCGCCGCGAGGCAATACTGATTTTCTCGCCGTCAGATATGCCGAGTTTACCGGCATCGCCAGGATTTATTTCCACATACGGCTCGGACACTAAAAAGACCGGGCCAGCGGAGCGCCTGGTCATTGAGCCGGTATGATAATGGTAAAGGGTTCGGCCGGTAGTCAGTGTAAATGGATAGTTGTTGTCCGGTTCCTCGGCCGGCGGCTTGTAATCAATCGGGAAGAACTTGCCCAGCCCGCAGGTGAATTTGTCCTTGTGCAGGAATCCGGTGCCCGGGTGGTCTTCAGAAGGGCAGGGCCATTGTATGGATTCGCAGGTGAAATAACCGCCTTTTGGGTTCAGACGGCGGTATTTTATTCCGCAATAGATAGGCGCAACAGAGGCGAGCTCATCAGTGAGTTCGGCCGGCGATTTATATTCAAACCCTGAGTTGATATTCAGTTCCTTGGCCAGACGGGTGGCGATTTCAGAGAGTATCTGCCAGTCCGGGCGGCTTTGGCCGACAGGTTTTAATGCGGCCGGCGAGAGCTGGACGCGACGTTCAGTATTGGTATAAGTCCCTTCTTTCTCGGCAAAACTCGTGGCGGGCAGTACTACAGTTGCGCGCTGGGCTGTTTCGGTCAGGAAAATATCTTGAACAACCAGGAAATCCAATGCCTTTAGGCCGTCATCCACGTGACTGATATTCGGGTCAGAAAGCATGGGGTTTTCGCCCATAATATAGAGCCCCTTGATTTTACCTGAGGAAGCGGCGTCGATTATTTCAGTTACGGTCAGGCCGGGCTTGTCGCTTAACCGGGTATTCCACGCCTTTTCGAACTTCGATTTGATATCGGGGTTGTTCACGGACTGGTAACCAGGATAGACATTGGGTAGGCACCCGGCATCGCAGGCGCCCTGGACATTGTTCTGGCCTCTTAACGGATTCAGGCCTGAAGACGGCTTGCCAATCTGGCCGCAGAGCATTACAAAATTAGCCAGGGACATCGTGTTATCCGTGCCGGTGGTATGCTGGGTGATGCCCATAGAATAAATTACCATGGCGTTTTTGGCCTTGGCATAAGCCTTGGCAGCTTTACGGATATCCTCAACTGGAACGCCGGTAATTTCAGAGGCTTTTTCAGGTGGATAATTATCCACGACCTTTTTGACCGCCTCAAAGCCTTCGGTGCGGGTCCTGATGAATTCCTTGTTTTCCAGCCCTTCGCTGATGATAACATTCATCAGGCCGTTAATCAGGGCAACGTCAGTGCCGCATTTATGCCTGAGCCAGAGTTCTGAGAACTCGGTTAATTCTATGGCCCTGGGGTCGCAGACAATGAGTTTGGCGCCCTTGTTGACCGCTCGCTTTATAGCATAACCGATAATCGGGTGCGCCTCGGTGGTATTAGAGCCAATCACCAGAATAACTTCGGCGTTTTCGACTTCATCTATGGAGTTGGTCATGGCGGCCGAGCCGAATGATTTGGCCAGTCCGGCCACGGTTGAAGCGTGGCAGAGCCGGGCGCAGTGGTCAATATTATTGGTGCCGAATAATACCCGGCATAATTTCTGCATCAGGTAGTTTTCCTCATTGGAGCACTTGGCAGAGGCCAATGCTGCCAGTGCCTCAGGGCCGTGTTCCTTCTTAATCCGGGTGAATTTTTCGACCACAAGGTCAATGGCTTCTTCCCATGTGGCTTCGCAGAGAATGCCGTCCCTGCGGATAAGGGGTTTCTGGAGACGCTTCCGGCTCTGGTTGAGTGATTCATCTAAGGCAGACGATGGATAAATAGGTGGATTCGTTGAGGGTTGAGCGTTGAGCGTTGAGCACTCTTTGTTTTGACGCACGACGCAAGACGCTAATCTGTCCTGATGACCCACAAAGTCCATCCCGAAATGCCCTTTGATGCACAGCCAGCCGTGATTGGCCGGTCCGTGAGGGTTGCCTCTGGAGCGGACAATCCTATTGTCCTTTATGTCCAATAAAATACTGCATCCGCATCCGCAATAAGGGCAGATGACCGATGCCTTTTCACATTCAGAGATGCGTCCTTTGAACCGGGCGGTTGAGTCGGTCAGGGCGCCGACCGGGCAGACGTCCACGCAGGCGCCGCAGAAGACGCAGTCCGAGTCCTTCCTGGGCACATCAAGCGGAGTGGTAATTTTGGTGGCAAACCCGCGCCTGGTAAAATCAATCGCTTCGTTCACGACCGTCTCATTGCAGGCAATGACGCAGCGTCCGCACATAATGCAGGTCTGGTATGACATTTCTATGAGCGGATTACCTGTTTCGTTCGGATACGAAGTTGTTTCACCTGTATAAGATGTTTTTTCCAGTCCGAATTCGTAGGCATACTTTTGCAGGTCGCAGACGCCATTCTTCTCGCAGGTCAGGCAATTCAGCGGATGGTCAGAGAGAATCAGGTCTAAGGCGGTCTTTCGTAAGGAGTGTAGTTTGTCGTTTTGAGCAGTAACCTCTATTCCTTCCTTGACCGGCAGGGCACAGGAAGCAATGGGCGCTTTTCCGCCTTTGATTTCAATGATACACAACCGACAGCCGGCAAAGGGAGTAAGCGCCGGATGATAGCACAGGTGCGGGATATGGATGCCATTATCCAGGGCGGCTTGGAGGACTGTTTGGCTTGGCTTGGCCAAGATCTCCTTGCCGTCAATCGTAAATCGTATATCAGTCATATTCAGTCCTTTTTGGGTCTTCCGAGGTGGCAAAAGCCACTTTTTAGGTGCCAATTGGGTCCTCTGAGGTGCCAATTGGGTCTTCCGAGGTGCCAATTGGGTCCTCGGAGGTGCCTATTGCCACCTCCGAGGTGGCTATAACACCATTTCTACCAAAAACTGTCCTAAAATCGGACAGTTGGTTACTTTTTAACCTGATTTAGCTGTTTATTTGGCATCGGAGCAATAGCGTTAAATCTACACTTCTCAACACAAATCCCGCACACTTCGCATTTGATTGTGTCTATAGTATGGGGTTTTTTCTTTTCACCGGCAATGGCCTTAACCGGACAATTCTTGGCGCAGAGAGTGCAGCCGGTGCATTTTTCAGTGGCTATTTCATACCTGAAAAGTCCTTTGCATACGCCGGACGGGCAGAATTTGTCGTGCAGGTGCGTTTCGTATTCTTTGCGGAAATAGCGGAGCGTTGAGATGACCGGATTGGGTGCGGTCTGGCCTAAGCCACAAAGAGAACTATCGCGCACTGACTCGGCTAAGGCGTGCAGTTTTTCTATGTCTCCGGTTTCCGCCTTGCCCTGGGTAAATCGGGTTACCAGCTCCAGCATCCGCTTGGTGCCGATTCGGCACGGGACGCACTTGCCGCAGGATTCCTTCTGACAGAAGTCCAGGAAGTAGCGGGCGATGTCCACCATGCAGTTTCTCTCATCAAGGACAATCATTCCGCCTGAGCCCATGATGGCGCCGGCTTGCTTGATGCTTTCGTAATCAATAGAGGTATCCAGATGTTCTGCAGGCAGGCAGCCGCCTGAGGGTCCGCCCATCTGGACCGCCTTGAATGTCCGGCCGTGCGGAATGCCGCCGCCGACATCAAATATTATCTGGCGCAGGGTGATGCCCATCGGGACTTCCACCAGTCCGGTGTTGTTAATCTTGCCGGCCAAGGCAAAGACCTTGGTGCCTTTGGAGCCGGCGGTGCCTAATTGGGCATAGGCGCCGCCGCCATCCAGTATAATCTGAGGAATGCTGGCCAGGGTTTCCACGTTATTGATGACCGTGGGCCTGCCCCAGAGACCAGATTCAGCCGGGAAGGGCGGGCGGGGTTTGGGCATCCCGCGTCTGCCTTCAATAGAAGCGATTAGGGCGGTTTCCTCGCCGCAGACAAAGGCGCCGGCGCCTTGTTTTATAGTGATGTCAAAACTAAATCCGGTTCCAAAGATGTTTTCACCGAGTAGTCCCATCTCGCGGGCTTGCTTGACAGCCAGAGTTGAATATTCCACGGCAATCGGGTATTCAGCTCGGACATAGATATAACCGTGGGTGGCGCCGATGGCATAAGCGCCGATGAGCATGCCTTCTATGACCGAATGTGGGTCGCCTTCCAGAACCGCCCGGTCCATAAATGCGCCCGGATCACCTTCATCTCCATTACAAATAAAATATTTAGTATCGCTTTTGTAACCGTTAGCGAATTTCCATTTTAACCCGGTCGGGAATCCGGCGCCGCCTCGGCCCCTGATGCCTGATTTTGTTACCTCATCTATGACATCGGTGGGCTTCATTTCCCCCAGCGCCTTGGCAATCGCCATATATCCGTTGCGGTTGATGTAATCAGCGATGCTGGTGGGTCTGATGTAACCGCAGTTCCTCAAGACAATCTTTTTTTGCGACTTGAAGAACGGGATTTCACTAAGATGCGGATAGAACTTACCTTTTTCAGAATAAACGTGGTTGTTGAGCGCTGCGCCTTGAGCGGCAATCTGCGCAACGACCATCGGGATGTCTTTTTCTGATAACTTTCCGTAGAAGATACCGAGCGGGTCGATGGATACAACCGGTGCATAGGCGCAGAGCCCCTGGCAGCCGGTTTCCACTAATTCAATCTGCGCTTTCTGCTTTTTGATTTCAGAGTGGAAGGCATCCCTGATTTTAAGAGCTCCCTTGGCGCGGCAGCCGGTGCTGCAAATCCGGATGCGGGTTTTGGAGCTGTCCGCCTTTTTTGTCAAGTCTGACTTAAATGCGAGCAGTTCATTTACCGAAGAAAAATGTATCATCTGTCACTCCCGTTATAAGCGTTAAGTGCATTCCTTTAATGCTTCGTCTATTCGTTTCTCGTCTAGGTTGCCGTAATAGTCCTGATTTACCATCATTGCCGGGGCCAGGAAACAGGTGCCCAGGCAGGCGACGGTTTCAAGAGAGAATTTATAGTCCGGGGTGGTTTGTCCGTCTTCAATATTGAGTTTTGACTTTATATGATTGATGACGTTATTGGCGCCCCGCACATGGCAGGCCGTGCCCCGGCAGGGTTTTACGATGTATTTCCCGCGCGGTATCGTGGTGAATTGGGCGTAAAAAGTCAGGATGCCGTAGATTTTATTGCGGCCGACACCGGTGTGTCGGCTTATTGCCTTGAGCGACTCCGGCGGGACATAGCCGAACTTTTCCTGGATTGCCTGGAGGATGGGAATAACCAGGCTGGCGCTATTATGGGCAAAGCCATTGATAACCCCTTTGATTTGGGAGGCGGTTGGCGGCTTCATAAAAACTCTCCTGTTTTAATGGTTATCCCTGTGGTTGCGTTTCGTCTGGTGTTGTGCCTATTTCGTCCAGTATCTTATTCTCCACAAAGATAGGAGTTTTGAGATGGACCGCCAGGACAATCGCATCGCTTGGCCTGGAATCAATCTCTGTTTCTTTGCCGTTGGTGCTGATAAAAACCTTGGCATAAAAGGTGTTTTTCTTAAGGTCGCTGATTATGATCTTGCTGATGGTGTAGTTAAGCTCCTTGAGGATGTTAATAATCAGGTCGTGGGTCAATGGGCGAACTGTTTTAGAGTTTTTTATCTTGCGGTCAATGGCTGCGGCCTCGTAAATACCGATAACGATGGGGAAAACACGCTCGCCCTTGACTTCCTTTAGTATAATAAGCTGTTCTTCGCGGTTTTCGTCGATAATCAGGCGGGATAGCTCTACTTGTATCATCAATGGAATCTTTCGTTACCTGAAACAGGAAATCTGCCGGCCCATCTCCTTAAAGTGGTAGGAATTTTCCTTGAGCGTATTGAGCAGGTCAATAAACACGGCTGACGATTGCGGCTGGCAGATTCCGCTGGTCAGTCTTTCTTCATGTTCCTGGGCAAAGTTAGTTGAGGTATTTTCCAACGCATTGGCGGTGTCAATGATGTATTTGGCAAGAACATCGTTTTTTGTTACAGCCACATCCTTAAGGCATCGAGATAGGTGTTTGATGGTTCCGATAAGATACTCCAGTTCCCTGAGCGCTTTATCGCTGAAAAGGATATGTTTATCTATCTTGCTCTTAAAGATATTTACTAACCGGGAAAGATTGACAGTTATTTTATCTATACGGCCTCCGACATCTTTTCTGGTGGTGTCGTTGCATCCATTGTCGTATAATTGATAGCTTTTTGCTTGAGCGGATATCTTAGTGATGATTAATTCGGCGGAATTCAGCTGGGGCAGGTTTTCGGTGCGGATTGAATCAAATATAAGCTTGAGCACTTCCTCAATGCTTTGGAAAAACTCGCCAATGGAAATATTATTCATAATAGATTAGAAAGTGTTTATAATACTAACTATAATGCAAATGACAAGAATAATCAGGCATAAGAGATTAAAATTCTTCATTGTGGTCTGGAGGATGGCTCTGGGGTTTTCCTCAGACGTAGCTAGGCTTAAAGTCAGCGAGACAATAAAGGCTATCAGGAGGAAAAGCCCGACCATTATAATAAGGTTAAGCATAATTTGTTGGATTTATCTGGGTTGTCGCAGGCTGTTCAGTAGCCGTTGGTTCCTTGGTTGCGGCTGGCTTCCGGGCAAGCAACTGCGAACATAAGTTTAATAGGATTACCAAATTGAGGATGCCTCCGACGCAGATATAAAGCAGGCCGACTTCAAAATAAGACATTGACACGATTCCTCTGGGCGCCTCGGATGTCAGGAGCGTTTTCAGCATGAGAGTTAACCCGCTGCCGAATTGCCCGACATAATAAAAAGGGTTGTCCGCAAATCTGACAAATCTAAAGTCGGCGATTATTACACCTATGGCAGAGCAGGTCAGGACGATCCCGAAAAATACCAAGGCTTTATACCGCTTTCCGTAAAACCAATGCGCAAAACCGGGGAGAATCCAGCCGGCAAGAAGCACCAGTGGCAATATAAGTTTTTTCATATCGTGAAATCCTTGCCCAGATATTTCTCTCGGGCTAAGGGGTTATTCATTATTTCTGCAGGGGTTCCGGCGCAGAGTATCTGTCCTTCATCTATGATATAGGAACGGTTTGTAACCGCTAGTGTCTCACGGACATTATGGTCGGTCAGAAGGATACTGATGCCCCGGGTCTTGAGTTGTTTGATGATTCCCTGAATCTCGGCAACAGAGATTGGGTCAACCCCGGAAAATGGTTCATCAAGCAATAACAATGTCGGTTCAGTAATAAGCGCCCGGGCGATTTCCAGGCGTCTGGTTTCTCCGCCGGAAAGAGTGGTCGTTTTCTGGTTCGCCAGCTTGGCCAATCCGAATTCATTGAGAAGCCGTTTGGCTTCGGACAGTCGCCGGCCGCGGCTGATGGGCCGGGTTTCCAGTATTGCCAGAAGGTTATTTTCCACGCTCAGATTCTGGAATACGGACGGTTCTTGGGGCAGGTAACCCATTCCGTATAATGCTCTTTTATACATCGGGAGTCCGGCCACATTTGTTTGTTTCTTCTCCCCGTTAATATTTGCCCTGAATATTATTTCACCGGAAGAGGGTGGAATCAATCCCGTAACCATCCGGAAGGTGGTGGTTTTACCGGCACCATTCCTTCCCAGGATACCCACAATTTCGCCTTCAGAGATATTAAACCCCACGCCATCAACTACCCGGCGCGAACCGTATATCTTTACCAGCTGTTTTACTTCAAGTAGCATATCTTTTTAATATAAATGGGTTACATTAACCGCCTCTAAAGCTATTGTTGATAATATGTTGATAACTTATCTGGGGCTTCTTAACTCCTTTATTATTAATGGTTTGTTTTATTCCCTCTCTTATTTTGCGCCCCCTTAGGTACTTTACCTAACATATTATAGAGTATAGTGTTATAGTATAGGAGCATATTTGTTTTCTATTTAGATAGCTCTTATAATTATACCTATAAATACCCTAATTTATCTACATTTCCTAACCCTTTACGTTGTATAAAATTGTATACAACTGTTTTTATCGTATCAATTTAAGCCTTTTTATAGGCCAGTATACGAATAAAGCCCGGCCAAAGATTTCGTCGGCATCGATAAACGGGGCGTTATCCACATCGTTAGATACTATATCGGCTTGATTGATAACCCGGTCCATTCCCCATATATCTCCACCCCGGTTATTTTGCCTGTTTCGTTTTATTCTGATAATATCTCCGTTTTCCTGATAAATATCAGCGGATGACGGTTCGGCATCGCATTTGATTATCGTTCCATCCTTAAGAGTGATTTTTCTCATCCGCCACAGGCGGCTGTCTTTACTATTGGGGATATTATCCCCGATGGCAAAGTATTTACCCTCAGGTATTGCCAGGGGTTTGTTTTCCCTTAAGATGCCGCTGGTGTCATAATAATATAAATCACGCCAGATGGTGATATCCCTGATGACAGCCGGATGCTTTTTTGCCCCCAGTTCAATCTGAAAGGGATGAATATCTTCATCCAATTGGCCATCTTCAAGCGAGCTGATGTAATCATACTTCACGGCCTCCTTGTTGTCGATCTTTATATAAATTGTGCCGTCAAAATTCAGTATTTCGATAAGATGTTCTTTATTAGGTTCGATTTTTATCTTTTCATCGATGGGTAACGATTTTATTGAGCTATCTGAAGGGATATAGCGTTCTAATGTATTGGGATAGGCTAAAAGGTCATACGGCGGTGAGCGAAAATGCCGTGTCATATTTGGTAAATCACTGTTCTCTTCCTGGAGCGGTTGGGGGTATAGATGGAGTGAAAAATTACCTGCGTGAGTTCTGATAGTTGCATAGATTTCCCCGCCTCTTCTATCCGTCCGGACCTTGAATGACAATTTCATGTCGCTGACCGGGTATCGGCCCGGGCTTTTACCGTATTCATCCCGGATGGTTTCCTTGTAGCCGATTGTTCCGCCGCCCTGGAGTTCCAACAGACCATTTTCTATCTTGTATAAACTGTCCTGCGGTGTATTCCAGGATTCCGTAAACTCATCCTGATTACCATTCCACCGATATGTATTTAACCAGATGGACTCCTGGGTTTTCAGGGCTTTCTTGGCGATAAGGAATTTATCTGTGCCTTTCGGTCGGTAATAAAGATTGCCGCGGTTTATCATTAGTTCCTCATTGGGTAGTCCCACCACCCGCTTTATGAAGCTGGTGCTCTTATCAAGCGGGAACTTGAAAAGAAAGACATCGTATCTTTGGATGGGGTTAAAAAGGATGCCGAATTTATTGGCGATGATTCTATCGCCGTCATTATAGTCGCCGTGTAAGGTGGGTTCCATTGAGCCGGTTGGAATCTTATAGACCTCGATGCAGAAACACCTGATAATCATCGCCAGGATAAAAGCCACCAGGAATACCTCGGCATTGCCCTGGGTCAAGAACAGCAGGATTACCGCCATTATCGCCGCATTTCCTAATGATATGGTTTTAGTGAGATAGAGCACGAATAAGATTATGCCCATCACGACCAAAATGATGCCTCTGAGATAGGAAAGGCCAAAACCCGGGATGTCAACGGTCGAATCTCTTTTTAGCATTTTCTATCTTTTCTCTTCTCCGGACAGAACCGCAACGAAAGCCGACTGGGGGATTTCCACCGAGCCGATGCTTTTCATCTTCTTTTTGCCTTCCTTCTGCTTGTTCCAAAGCTTCCGCTTGCGGGTGATGTCGCCTCCGTAACACTTGCCGGTTACGTTTTTGGCCAGGGCGCTGATATTTTCCCGGGCCACGATTCTTTTGCCAACTGCGGCCTGCAGGGCAACCTGGAAAAGGTGGCGCGGAATTTGCTGCCGCAATATGTGGATAATCTTCCGGCCCTTTGATTCCGCGACATTCTGATGGACTATCGCGGAAAACGCATCCACCTCGACATTGGCTACGAATATTCGCAATTTTACCAAATCGCCCGGTTTGTATCCAATAAAAACATAGTCCATCGTGCCGAATCCATGCGTGGCGGATTTAAGCTTGTCATAGAAATCATAGATAATCTCGCCCATCGGCATATTGTAATGGAGTATCACCCTGGTCGGTGAGATATATTCGGTCTTGATATGTTCGCCCCGTTTATTCTCGCACAAGGCCATGATATTGCCGATGTTTTCAGACGGGATGATTATGGATATCTTGACAATCGGCTCTTTAACCTCCCGGATGGTGGCTTCATCGGGGAACATCGCCGGGTTATCGATGCGCAGGGTTTTGGACAATCCGCCTTCGGTAATCGTCACCTCATATGGGACGTTAGGCGCGGTCTGGACCACGTCGGCTTTTTGCTCGCGCCTCAGGCGTTCCTTGATAACATCCATATGCAGCAATCCCAGGAACCCGCATCGGAAACCCATGCCCAGCGCTTCTGATGTTTCCGGCTCAAAGGTAAATGACGAGTCATTGAGCGACAGTTTTTCCAGGGCCTTTTTGAGGATAGTAAAGTCGCTGTCCTGGGTGGGGTAGAATCCGGCAAAGACCATGGGTAGTGGTTCGCGGTAACCGGGCAGGGGCGCCACCCCGGTCGCATTTTTCATGGTTACCGTATCGCCGATTTTAATCTCGCGGCTGTTGCGGATGCCGCTGATGATATAACCCACTTCGCCGGCTGACAATTTCGGGACTTTCAGCATCTTGGGCGTGAATATGCCAACTTCCTCGACATTAAAGGAGCGGTTATTTCTTATCATGATGATTTCGTCATCGGCTTTGACCGAGCCGTCTATCATCCGGACAAATATCACCACCCCGCGGAAGTCGTCATAGACCGCATCGAATATCAGGGCTTTGAGCGGTTTGTTGATATCGCCGGTGGGCGGCGGAATACGCTCAACCACTGCCTCGAGAATCTTATCGGCATTGGTTCCCTGCTTGGCGCTGACGTTGATTATCTCATCCGGCGAAATGCCCAGGATATTCTGGATTTCATCCCGGACCATCTCAATATTGGCCGCCGGCATGTCTATTTTATTGATGACCGGTATGATTTTTAGGTTGGCTTCCATGGCTACCAGGGCATTGGCCACGGTCTGGGCCTGGACGCCCTGGGAAGCGTCAACCAGCAGCAGGGCGCCTTCGCAGGCCTTCAGGCTCCTTAACACCTCGTAGCTGAAATCCACGTGTCCGGGCGTATCAATCAGGTTCAGGATATAATTCTGGTTATTAAGCCGGTATTTGAGCAGGACCGCCTTGGCTTTGATGGTAATCCCGCGTTCCCTTTCTATCTCGCCGTTATCCATGAACTGGTTACGCAATTCCCGGGCTGAGACCGCACCGGTCAACTCCAGCAGGCGGTCGGCCAGGGTCGATTTGCCGTGGTCAATGTGGGCGATGATACAAAAGTTGCGGATATTCTGCATAAAGAATTACAGTCAGCGGATTAAGCTGATTTATCAGGCTAATGCACTACTTATAAAGATATTCATTATA
This window of the Planctomycetota bacterium genome carries:
- the lptB gene encoding LPS export ABC transporter ATP-binding protein, which produces MLLEVKQLVKIYGSRRVVDGVGFNISEGEIVGILGRNGAGKTTTFRMVTGLIPPSSGEIIFRANINGEKKQTNVAGLPMYKRALYGMGYLPQEPSVFQNLSVENNLLAILETRPISRGRRLSEAKRLLNEFGLAKLANQKTTTLSGGETRRLEIARALITEPTLLLLDEPFSGVDPISVAEIQGIIKQLKTRGISILLTDHNVRETLAVTNRSYIIDEGQILCAGTPAEIMNNPLAREKYLGKDFTI
- the fdhF gene encoding formate dehydrogenase subunit alpha codes for the protein MTDIRFTIDGKEILAKPSQTVLQAALDNGIHIPHLCYHPALTPFAGCRLCIIEIKGGKAPIASCALPVKEGIEVTAQNDKLHSLRKTALDLILSDHPLNCLTCEKNGVCDLQKYAYEFGLEKTSYTGETTSYPNETGNPLIEMSYQTCIMCGRCVIACNETVVNEAIDFTRRGFATKITTPLDVPRKDSDCVFCGACVDVCPVGALTDSTARFKGRISECEKASVICPYCGCGCSILLDIKDNRIVRSRGNPHGPANHGWLCIKGHFGMDFVGHQDRLASCVVRQNKECSTLNAQPSTNPPIYPSSALDESLNQSRKRLQKPLIRRDGILCEATWEEAIDLVVEKFTRIKKEHGPEALAALASAKCSNEENYLMQKLCRVLFGTNNIDHCARLCHASTVAGLAKSFGSAAMTNSIDEVENAEVILVIGSNTTEAHPIIGYAIKRAVNKGAKLIVCDPRAIELTEFSELWLRHKCGTDVALINGLMNVIISEGLENKEFIRTRTEGFEAVKKVVDNYPPEKASEITGVPVEDIRKAAKAYAKAKNAMVIYSMGITQHTTGTDNTMSLANFVMLCGQIGKPSSGLNPLRGQNNVQGACDAGCLPNVYPGYQSVNNPDIKSKFEKAWNTRLSDKPGLTVTEIIDAASSGKIKGLYIMGENPMLSDPNISHVDDGLKALDFLVVQDIFLTETAQRATVVLPATSFAEKEGTYTNTERRVQLSPAALKPVGQSRPDWQILSEIATRLAKELNINSGFEYKSPAELTDELASVAPIYCGIKYRRLNPKGGYFTCESIQWPCPSEDHPGTGFLHKDKFTCGLGKFFPIDYKPPAEEPDNNYPFTLTTGRTLYHYHTGSMTRRSAGPVFLVSEPYVEINPGDAGKLGISDGEKISIASRRGSIKIKATITDCVPQGTVFIPFHFAEGPANILTNPAIDPVAKIPEYKVCAVNITV
- a CDS encoding PAS domain S-box protein, whose product is MNPTDNISDQLISEIASLRKQIGDLEKTEKDRNKMVETLKKERDFSSAVIETVGALVVVFDRQGRIVSFNKACENITGYALKEVFSKCIWDVFIIPEEVKQIRDIFGKLVGTKLPNSFENYWITKDGNRRLIAWSNSVLLDDNNSVEFIIGTGIDITERREALESIRASEKFLSDIFSSIKDGISILDNDLNIIRVNPTMERWYTHVMPLVGKKCYEAYHGRKYPCEICPSQQTIKTGKPAYEVVPKAGKDYNQIGWLGLYSHPFVDTKTNRQTGVIEYVHDISKERRSEELIRESEEKYRTIIENSYDMIWTFDTNGSFTFLNQQTMAITGHKMEDVQGKSFAPYIYAEDLEIAKEAFQNTMAGKPQQNTMRIYKADGTLFTMLFTLAPVYKEGVIVGGVGFGVDIGTRKLMEEALHESEKRYRTLTEAAHDMIFIVGRDFRVQYANGFGAKQFDAQPSDIVGKLLAELFPATADRMQKNILQVFDTNKPLCVSSKTPYPKRELWIETWLAPIMDSTNNKVTSVMGIARDITLMKKQDEEIIRSKQTLENILEGISDSIFLLSRDLRIIWANNAALKETGCSRKELIGSFCYKVTHNSNTPCQAPLDICPVSEMVRTNKPVVKKHTHFDKLGHKKIIEVTAYPIKDSNGEITQFVHIGKDITSYK
- a CDS encoding bifunctional nuclease family protein; amino-acid sequence: MIQVELSRLIIDENREEQLIILKEVKGERVFPIVIGIYEAAAIDRKIKNSKTVRPLTHDLIINILKELNYTISKIIISDLKKNTFYAKVFISTNGKETEIDSRPSDAIVLAVHLKTPIFVENKILDEIGTTPDETQPQG
- the nuoE gene encoding NADH-quinone oxidoreductase subunit NuoE codes for the protein MKPPTASQIKGVINGFAHNSASLVIPILQAIQEKFGYVPPESLKAISRHTGVGRNKIYGILTFYAQFTTIPRGKYIVKPCRGTACHVRGANNVINHIKSKLNIEDGQTTPDYKFSLETVACLGTCFLAPAMMVNQDYYGNLDEKRIDEALKECT
- a CDS encoding NADH-quinone oxidoreductase subunit NuoF, translated to MIHFSSVNELLAFKSDLTKKADSSKTRIRICSTGCRAKGALKIRDAFHSEIKKQKAQIELVETGCQGLCAYAPVVSIDPLGIFYGKLSEKDIPMVVAQIAAQGAALNNHVYSEKGKFYPHLSEIPFFKSQKKIVLRNCGYIRPTSIADYINRNGYMAIAKALGEMKPTDVIDEVTKSGIRGRGGAGFPTGLKWKFANGYKSDTKYFICNGDEGDPGAFMDRAVLEGDPHSVIEGMLIGAYAIGATHGYIYVRAEYPIAVEYSTLAVKQAREMGLLGENIFGTGFSFDITIKQGAGAFVCGEETALIASIEGRRGMPKPRPPFPAESGLWGRPTVINNVETLASIPQIILDGGGAYAQLGTAGSKGTKVFALAGKINNTGLVEVPMGITLRQIIFDVGGGIPHGRTFKAVQMGGPSGGCLPAEHLDTSIDYESIKQAGAIMGSGGMIVLDERNCMVDIARYFLDFCQKESCGKCVPCRIGTKRMLELVTRFTQGKAETGDIEKLHALAESVRDSSLCGLGQTAPNPVISTLRYFRKEYETHLHDKFCPSGVCKGLFRYEIATEKCTGCTLCAKNCPVKAIAGEKKKPHTIDTIKCEVCGICVEKCRFNAIAPMPNKQLNQVKK